The stretch of DNA TTCTGTCCCATCTCGCAGCTCGACACCATTCGCACCGAGGACGCGTCCGTCCACGAAGGTCGCGTGTATGCATTCCGGATCATCGAGTACCGCGACGGCGGCCAGAAGTTTGTTGTCTCACGACGTGCGGTGCTCGAACAGGATCAGGCCGCGCGCGCGGTGGAACTCCGGAAGTCCATTGCGGTGGGCGACGTCAGGACCGGCCGTGTGGTGTCGGTGCGCGATTTTGGTGCGTTCGTCGATCTCGGCGCCGGCGTGCAGGGCCTGCTTCACGTCTCCGAGATGGCGTGGGCCCGGGTGTCGGACACGGCGTCGGTGGTGACGCCCGGCGAAGAGATCACCGTCAAGGTGCTGCGGATAGACGACGCGACGCAGCAGATTGCGTTGGGCCTGAAACAGCTCAGCGCGGATCCGTGGTCGATGGTCGCGTCGAACTATGAAGTGGGACAAGTGCTGACCGGCCGCGTGACTCGGGTGGCCGACTTCGGCGCGTTCGTGGAACTGGAGCCGGGCGTGGAAGGGTTGGCGCACATGTCCACGTTTGCGCCCATGCGCGGGTCCGGCGGGTGGGCGAAGTCAATCACGCCCGGTGCGACGGTGTCGATCGAGATTCTGGGGATCGACCTCGAGAAGAAGCGCATCGGCGTGGCGATGGTCGAGGAAGGGTCGGCGAAGATCGGCGCCGGCGGCGTGGCTCCGGCAAGCGGCACTGCCGCTGCGTCGCGTACCGGGATTGTGCAGGGCGCGCGCCTGACCGGCAAGGTCGAGCGTCACGAGTCATTCGGCGTTTTCGTGTTTCTCGCCCCTGGTCGGACCGGCCTCATGCCCTTCAGCGAGACGGGCCTGGACAAAGGCGCGGACGTGAAGAAGGCGCTTCCTGTGGGCGCTGATGTCGAAGTGATCGTCCTCGAGGCCGACGCGTCTGGCCGACGGATTCGCGTGAGCCACAAGGCGGTTGGTGCCGCTGAGGAAGCGGCGGAAATGCGCGAGTACACCGAACGTGTCGAGGTGGCGCAGACAGAGAGCTTTGGATCGCTCGCCGACAAACTGCGCGGCGCTCTGACAACGCGAAAGTAGCCAAAACGACCTCTGAGGTAAAAACGACCTCTGAGGTAATTACCGGTAGGTTGCCGACGGTAATTACCTCAGAGGTCGTTTTTACTCCCGAGGTCGTTTTGCCCTAATCTGCGCGAGGTAACACCCACGCCACCAGCGACGCGTTCGCGCCGCTGCCCGTGGCCATCACGATGAATTGCCGGCCTGAACGCGCGCGGTAGGTCATCGGCGTGCCGCTGGAGCGCCGCGGCAATGGGAATCGGGCGATCTCTTTGCCCGTGGTCTTGTCAAAGATGTTCAGCGCGTTGTCGCCGCCGCCGCCGATCACCAGACCCGACTTCGTCACAATGACGCCGGGCGCGCCTGCGGCGCCCAACCGCGCGGGCAGAGTGACGTTGCTCAACAACGGATGCGACCGCACTGATGCGTTGTCGCCAAACGGCACGCGCCACACAATGTCGCCGCGACCCATGTCGATAGCCACGAGTTCACCGTAGGGCGGCTTCACGAGCGGAAGGCCCCCTATCCGGCCCGTCCCCGTGTACCCGGGTGGTGGGGTGGGCGTGAACGTTCCGCCACCGAGGGCGCCGATGAAGTTGGCATCCACTTCGGCCGCGCGCGGATTCGCGGCAGTACGATCCGAGGGTCGAATTCGCGCCAGCGCCGGCTGATTGCTGGTCTTGATGTAGAGCCGTCCAGTCTCGCCGTCAAACGCCGACCCGCCCCAGTTCGCGCCGCCAATGACACCAGGGTTCATGAACGCGCCTTCAACCGACGGAGGTGTATACAGCGGGCCCATCCGGTATTTCTTCATCTCCGCCTGCGCTTGCGCCTTCAACTCCGGCGTCACATCAAAGGCATCGTCAAGCGTGAGGCCCTGCGGGGAGAAGGCCGCAGGTTTGGTCGGAAACGGCTGGGTGGGCCAGGCGGCTTCACCTGCGACGTCACTGGGCGGCACCGGCCGCTCCTCGATTGGCCAGATCGGCCGCCCCGTCACCCGATCGAACACGAACGCAAACCCCTGCTTCGTGAGTTGCACCACGGCGTCCACGCGACGCCCGTTGACCGTCATGGTCACGAGCGCCGGCGCAGAAGCCGGGTCGTAGTCCCACAAGCCGTGATGCACGATCTGGAAGTGCCACTTCCGCGCGCCAGTGGCGGCATCAAGGCACACGATCGACTCGCCGAAAAGATTGGCGCCGGGCCGGTCGCCGCCATAAAAGTCGTTGCTGGGTGTGCTGACGGGCAGATAAAGCAGTCCACGAGCCTCGTCGAGCGACATCGGCGCCCAGACATTGGTGTGGCCGGTTGCCTTCCACGACTCGTTGCCCCAGGTGTCGTTGCCAAACTCGCCGGCGCCGGGCACGGTGTTGAATCGCCACACCTGCTTGCCCGTGCGGGCGTCGAACGCTCGCACATCACCCGG from Acidobacteriota bacterium encodes:
- a CDS encoding S1 RNA-binding domain-containing protein, which gives rise to MSETEEDFAALFEASTKTKRFRNGQTIEGTIVAIGAEVAFVNVGGKGEATIELNELKDDEGDIEVAVGDRIQATVVSNVGELKLSRKMALGAASAGQLEEAFRAGLPVEGKVGAAVKGGVEVTIARQRAFCPISQLDTIRTEDASVHEGRVYAFRIIEYRDGGQKFVVSRRAVLEQDQAARAVELRKSIAVGDVRTGRVVSVRDFGAFVDLGAGVQGLLHVSEMAWARVSDTASVVTPGEEITVKVLRIDDATQQIALGLKQLSADPWSMVASNYEVGQVLTGRVTRVADFGAFVELEPGVEGLAHMSTFAPMRGSGGWAKSITPGATVSIEILGIDLEKKRIGVAMVEEGSAKIGAGGVAPASGTAAASRTGIVQGARLTGKVERHESFGVFVFLAPGRTGLMPFSETGLDKGADVKKALPVGADVEVIVLEADASGRRIRVSHKAVGAAEEAAEMREYTERVEVAQTESFGSLADKLRGALTTRK
- a CDS encoding pyrroloquinoline quinone-dependent dehydrogenase, coding for MLQRMVLVLLLAAGVGAMHAQNPRPAQPWPAYAADNAATHYSPLADIDAANAASLSVAWEWATAEQPMPQFGAQPGNFQNTPLMIDNVLYVSTPYNRVAALDAETGKEVWSYDPKAYEDGQPPNGTGFVHRGVAAWRDGAQTRIFLNSRWRLIALDARTGEPITSFGTNGIVDLTQGLRREVNRKHYTNTSPPVVYKNLVILGNGVGDRLTYKGDPPGDVRAFDARTGKQVWRFNTVPGAGEFGNDTWGNESWKATGHTNVWAPMSLDEARGLLYLPVSTPSNDFYGGDRPGANLFGESIVCLDAATGARKWHFQIVHHGLWDYDPASAPALVTMTVNGRRVDAVVQLTKQGFAFVFDRVTGRPIWPIEERPVPPSDVAGEAAWPTQPFPTKPAAFSPQGLTLDDAFDVTPELKAQAQAEMKKYRMGPLYTPPSVEGAFMNPGVIGGANWGGSAFDGETGRLYIKTSNQPALARIRPSDRTAANPRAAEVDANFIGALGGGTFTPTPPPGYTGTGRIGGLPLVKPPYGELVAIDMGRGDIVWRVPFGDNASVRSHPLLSNVTLPARLGAAGAPGVIVTKSGLVIGGGGDNALNIFDKTTGKEIARFPLPRRSSGTPMTYRARSGRQFIVMATGSGANASLVAWVLPRAD